The following is a genomic window from Paenibacillus sp. FSL R5-0766.
GTCTTGCCATAACGAAACCTCCATCACCATGACCGGCATGCGCGATAAGGGATCTGTAAGTTGATTGCCCGTATCCAGAAGGCCTGTACAAGAAATGACTACCTCATCGATGCAGACCTCAACTTTACCCAAATAGGTCGTCATGCGATCCGTTTTCCGTTTGGAACTCTGCACAGCTTTGAATAAAAACAGGACAGAAAAAAATACGATAAACGTGAACCAGAAAGCAATTTTCAGATCAAATGACATACCGCCAGAAGCCGTGAACCAAATGCCGTTAAACAACTCACCGGAGCTCTGAAGCATGTAATGCACACCCAGAATACCTCCGGCAGCGACAAAATTAATCACATAGAAGGTACCGAGCGTCCTCGCAAAAGCCTGCAGACCTTTAAAACCAAAAGCAATCGTAAGCATGACCAGCGAGAACCCGAACTTGATCAGAAAGGTGAACATAAAATCAAACTCCGGTACAAACATCATGACCACGTATAATGCGCCCACAATGGCTGACAGCAACCATCGCCACCAAACCAGCTTTGTCTTGCGCATCCAGGCGGTCATTCCGATGAGTGCACCGTCAATACACAGGTTTGTCAAAAAAATCAGATCCACATAAACAACCAAAGTCTTCACCTGCCTGCGCGCAACATATCGAAATACCGGTACCCGATATCCTGATATTCATGAGCATATTCACAAGTATACGGAGCCCCCTGTTCAAAGTCTGTCTAATCATGGGGGTGTGGTTCCAACTTTTTTTGTCGGAATTGCTCAGGCTCTTTGTTCAGAATTTGTTCATTGCTGTATGCTATGATATCTAAATAAACAGAAAAAAACCCGGTCGCTCCATAAGGAGTACCGGGTTTCCAATAAATTGATTTGCGTATTAATCGTTGTTATTATTGCGTGAACGATTGCGTAAAAATGTCGGAATGTCCAGCTGATCATTGCTCGGCTGATTTCCGAAAGGACGCAGGTTCGGCGAACGCGTATCCGTCGTCTCCGCTGTTGCTGGAGCTGGCTTACGTCCTGGTGGTGGTGGAGCAGGTTTATCTTCAAAACCAGTTGCAATAACCGTAACCTTAATCTCCTCTTTCAGGTCTTCGTCAATAATGGCACCAAAGATCATGTTTACTTCCGGGTCGGAAGCAGACGTTACGATCTCTGCCGCTTCGTTCACTTCATACAGGGACAGATTAACGCCACCCGTAATATTCATGATTACGCCGCGAGCACCTTCAATAGAAGTTTCAAGCAAAGGACTCATAATGGCTTTCCGTGCTGCTTCTGCGGCACGATTCTCACCAGTTGATTCACCAATCCCCATAAGGGCTGAACCACGCTCGTGCATAATTGTTTTGACATCAGCAAA
Proteins encoded in this region:
- the spoIIGA gene encoding sigma-E processing peptidase SpoIIGA, whose product is MVVYVDLIFLTNLCIDGALIGMTAWMRKTKLVWWRWLLSAIVGALYVVMMFVPEFDFMFTFLIKFGFSLVMLTIAFGFKGLQAFARTLGTFYVINFVAAGGILGVHYMLQSSGELFNGIWFTASGGMSFDLKIAFWFTFIVFFSVLFLFKAVQSSKRKTDRMTTYLGKVEVCIDEVVISCTGLLDTGNQLTDPLSRMPVMVMEVSLWQDMLPASWKGRLKDEAPDNLILELDQESFQWQDRLRLVPYRGINKGTAFMLAMKPDRVKVTMEETCYETTRVLIGLDGGVLSSDGKYQAVIHPELVQDAASAQSTALSAGATEKPLNVV